The following proteins are encoded in a genomic region of Fusobacterium periodonticum ATCC 33693:
- a CDS encoding type II toxin-antitoxin system PemK/MazF family toxin, giving the protein MKKFNRIFKRLLKQIKSLLTENEYLKLIEYFIFMLKKNKEIIENKLAGGINNLKLEKIQARRGEVFIANFGYNIGSEFRYIHYCVILKVDGTMAIVLPLTSKNKNASFSINLGTINKIGNNKDSYALLNQIKAISRARLLRPVFNGKTKFIRLNSIQLNLIDNEMKRYFNLT; this is encoded by the coding sequence ATGAAAAAATTTAATCGGATATTCAAAAGATTATTGAAGCAAATTAAAAGTTTATTAACAGAAAATGAATATTTAAAATTAATAGAATATTTTATTTTTATGTTAAAAAAGAATAAAGAAATTATAGAAAATAAACTAGCTGGTGGAATAAATAATTTAAAATTAGAAAAAATACAAGCAAGAAGAGGAGAAGTTTTTATTGCAAATTTTGGATATAATATAGGCTCAGAATTCAGATATATCCATTATTGTGTAATTTTGAAAGTAGATGGGACTATGGCTATTGTACTTCCTTTAACCTCAAAAAATAAAAATGCTAGTTTTTCAATTAATTTAGGAACTATAAATAAAATTGGAAATAATAAAGATAGTTATGCTCTTCTAAATCAAATAAAAGCAATAAGTAGAGCTAGATTGCTAAGACCAGTTTTTAATGGAAAAACTAAATTTATAAGATTAAATAGTATTCAATTGAATTTAATTGATAATGAAATGAAAAGATATTTTAACTTGACATAA
- a CDS encoding recombinase family protein: MIYGYARVSSKEQSLERQIKILKDNGVPAENIYTEFASGKDFKSRIEYKRLLEVCAVGDVIVFTALDRFSRNINGAIKELETLEKRGIKAKFIKESITTEMQGVAKLIISVFMYVAEQERELIKERQKQGYNALKKNDKGKMISNRTGEVIGRKGKILTAEQIKLLKEFKAGKSAFNISQLARMLEVSRPFIYKKLSEL, translated from the coding sequence ATGATATATGGTTATGCAAGAGTATCTTCAAAAGAGCAAAGCCTTGAAAGACAAATAAAAATTTTAAAAGATAATGGAGTACCTGCTGAAAATATTTATACAGAATTTGCAAGTGGTAAAGATTTTAAAAGTAGAATAGAATATAAAAGACTATTAGAAGTTTGTGCTGTTGGAGATGTAATAGTATTTACAGCACTTGATAGATTTAGTCGTAATATAAATGGAGCTATTAAAGAGCTTGAAACATTAGAAAAAAGAGGAATAAAAGCAAAATTTATAAAAGAAAGTATTACCACAGAAATGCAAGGAGTGGCAAAACTTATAATATCCGTATTTATGTATGTTGCTGAACAAGAAAGAGAACTAATAAAAGAAAGACAAAAGCAAGGATATAATGCACTTAAAAAAAATGATAAAGGAAAAATGATAAGCAATAGAACTGGAGAAGTAATAGGAAGAAAAGGTAAAATCTTAACAGCAGAACAAATAAAATTATTAAAAGAATTTAAAGCTGGAAAGAGTGCTTTTAATATAAGTCAGTTAGCTAGAATGTTGGAAGTTTCAAGACCATTTATATATAAAAAACTATCCGAATTGTAG
- a CDS encoding plasmid recombination protein, translating into MADEISVSIHAGSGKNAIDSMDKIKRCDLHNNRKYKNNKNEQIDLSLSKYNITLKGTKNITEDIRKFYKEEFGEAVYKYNQKQKDERRKIVDYLEKINKERNNIAVEFIFQIGDKQDWEEVSIEDKAKTKDIFEKAIGILEKRGIKTVNASLHLDETSPHLHLIAVPVVENQKRGLEKQVSQRQVLTLKTLYEVRKEVEEIFIQEYNKIYGTSKELKKGCEIEEHLSVEDYKDTKKILEVAKKVGDRKEFKRELDINLSELDEDLKKLKEEIETKKEEQSKLTRLEKELDIVIKEQKRVKEEKEKEIADLQENVKSKEELEKDLKERKKDLLEIKNEVEFKNEELESAKNSLIAIQNNIEKQYLLENQLKDKINEYNKINDELKTKTIEVKEIEEKVKANDEIMSIYKTKINSFDDDLEKIKKEAEEKEKKKEQEETLLQTRKKELEEIQNNRTNIENLIRQAEEKKKANTEKRKELQELEEQENKLETAIKDKKNSIKENTDILKELETEEKILEEKKKIVDEKKATRIVGDKIKELQKVLKRIDKIKAGDIFYCFSNLETFSNFEKENYNIFKDEIRRYFNSAKNEIEFAIKNDDKILETINSFCPDDVFEKMKALNEIAVEDYGFEDEEIEIDKGKGYGD; encoded by the coding sequence ATGGCTGATGAAATTAGTGTAAGTATACACGCTGGAAGTGGAAAAAATGCAATAGATAGTATGGATAAAATTAAAAGATGTGACCTACATAATAATAGAAAATATAAAAATAATAAAAATGAACAAATAGATTTAAGTTTAAGTAAATACAATATAACTTTAAAAGGGACTAAAAATATCACAGAGGATATAAGGAAATTTTATAAAGAAGAGTTTGGAGAGGCTGTATATAAGTACAACCAAAAGCAAAAAGATGAGAGAAGAAAGATTGTAGATTATTTAGAAAAGATAAATAAAGAAAGAAATAATATAGCTGTTGAGTTTATATTTCAAATAGGAGATAAACAAGATTGGGAAGAGGTTTCAATAGAAGATAAAGCAAAAACCAAAGATATATTTGAAAAGGCTATTGGTATACTAGAAAAAAGAGGAATAAAAACAGTAAATGCAAGTTTACACCTTGACGAAACAAGCCCACACCTGCACCTTATAGCCGTTCCAGTAGTAGAAAATCAAAAGAGAGGATTAGAAAAACAAGTAAGTCAAAGGCAGGTATTAACTTTAAAAACTCTATATGAAGTTAGAAAAGAAGTAGAAGAAATATTTATACAGGAGTATAACAAAATATATGGCACTTCCAAAGAGTTAAAAAAAGGTTGTGAAATAGAGGAACATTTATCAGTAGAGGATTACAAAGATACCAAAAAGATATTGGAAGTTGCAAAAAAAGTAGGAGATAGAAAAGAATTTAAAAGAGAACTGGATATAAATTTATCAGAACTTGATGAAGATCTAAAAAAGCTAAAAGAAGAAATTGAAACCAAGAAAGAGGAACAATCTAAACTAACAAGATTAGAGAAAGAGCTAGATATTGTTATAAAAGAACAAAAAAGGGTAAAGGAAGAAAAAGAAAAAGAAATTGCAGACCTGCAAGAAAATGTAAAAAGTAAAGAAGAACTTGAAAAAGACCTAAAAGAAAGAAAAAAAGACTTATTAGAGATAAAAAATGAAGTAGAGTTTAAAAATGAAGAGTTAGAGAGTGCTAAAAATTCATTAATTGCAATACAAAACAACATTGAAAAACAATATCTTCTTGAAAACCAATTAAAAGATAAAATAAACGAATATAATAAAATAAATGATGAATTAAAGACAAAGACTATTGAAGTAAAAGAAATTGAAGAAAAAGTAAAAGCAAATGATGAAATAATGTCAATTTATAAAACTAAAATAAATAGTTTTGATGATGATTTAGAGAAAATAAAAAAAGAAGCTGAAGAAAAGGAAAAAAAGAAAGAGCAAGAAGAAACATTATTACAAACTAGAAAAAAAGAATTAGAAGAAATACAAAATAATAGAACTAATATAGAAAATTTAATAAGACAAGCTGAAGAAAAAAAGAAAGCAAATACAGAAAAAAGAAAAGAATTACAAGAATTAGAAGAACAAGAAAACAAATTAGAAACTGCTATTAAAGATAAAAAGAATAGTATAAAAGAAAATACTGATATATTAAAAGAATTAGAAACTGAAGAAAAAATACTTGAAGAAAAGAAAAAAATTGTAGATGAAAAGAAAGCTACAAGGATTGTAGGGGATAAAATAAAAGAATTACAAAAGGTACTAAAAAGAATTGATAAAATAAAAGCTGGAGATATTTTTTACTGTTTTTCAAATTTAGAAACATTTAGTAACTTTGAAAAAGAGAATTATAACATTTTTAAAGATGAGATTAGAAGATATTTTAATTCTGCAAAAAATGAAATAGAATTTGCTATAAAAAATGATGATAAAATTTTAGAAACTATAAATAGTTTTTGTCCTGATGATGTATTTGAGAAAATGAAAGCATTAAATGAAATAGCAGTTGAAGATTATGGCTTTGAAGATGAAGAAATAGAAATTGATAAAGGCAAGGGCTATGGAGATTAA